TTCTACTGTACTTTCAATTGAAAATGGCGTGAGATTTGTGTTACTGAAAATTCTGAGTTTTCTGTGAGATGGATGCAGCCAGGTCCAAGAGAGTTTTCAAATCAGTGCCTGATAAAGAGGAACAAGAGGACATCAAGTCATCAACCTTTTTCTTGTATCTCGCTCTCACACCAGGTAAGCAAATTTTCCAGAAGATTTTTTTCTTTGATTCTGTCAATCTTGGTGGGGAAAGATATGACTGACTTTATTAAAAGTCTGTCTACGTTAGTGACTTTCTAGGCGTGTAATTTAAAATTGTCTAAGTATGTCACCCAACTGATGCCTTGAGTGGGTGTCTGAAAGAGACACTCAGCCACCCATAAGTGAGTTGACTATGTTGTTGACTTGTGTAATAACGAAGAAGCTTCTGTGCTGCAGTCCTAATAATATAGGCACATAAGCATCTTTCTTAGGGATTTTATTAAGTTTGATTTTGTTTTTGTTAACTAGCATTCACTGCTAAGGGGAAGTTTCTTCCGGCGGCGCGAAGGTTCAGGACCGGAGCTTACACTGAGTACATCATATCACTTGACGCTGATTTCTCACAAGGAAGTAATGCCCACGTTGGGAAGCTAAGGTATTGTTCTTATGCAGCCATAGATGAGTTGCTCTAAAGCTGAGACTCATCTTGTTTCTATTTGGAACCTCTGCAGATCGGATTTTCTTGGGACCAACTTTACAATATACGATAGACAACCTCCACACAACGGAGCAAAATCCTCAAACGGCAAAGCCAGCCGCAGATTCGCATCAAAGCAGATAAGCCCACAAGTCCCAGCAGGCAACTTCGAAGTGGGTCACGTTTCTTATAAATTCAACCTCTTAAAATCAAGAGGTCCAAGAAGAATGATAAGCACACTCCGTTGCCCATCCTCATCATCACCACCACCACCACCACCACCACCACCACCACCACCACCAACCTTATCCACTGACCAAAACCCATGTGATGTTGTCACCAAGATGGTGAAAAAGCCCAAAAAGGACGGTTCAGGGTTGACGATACTAAAGAACAAAGCTCTGGGATGGCACGAGCACTTGCAATGCTGGTGTCTGAACTTCCACGGAAGAGTGACCGTTGCTTCGGTCAATAACTTCCAGCTTGCTGGGAGCGTTGACCAGAGTCAACAGGGCGGTATAGGGGATGAAGAGGATGATACACTTTGGATGTATCAAACGTGTAAATCAGAAGAAAATAGGAAGAACTGTTGTTGTATTAATCAATGAACGAAGTACAGAGTTTTTCTTAAGAGTTTACTCACTCTCCTTCATGAACAAGATTGACAATACAACTGATACCCATTTCTATTCTCCTCTCTCTCTATTTATACTACTCTCCGTATTGTTGTTGACCTCCTCATGCTCTCTACATGACCAACAAGATCACGTGCTCTGTCGATGACTCAGCATAGTACCGTTATTCTTTTATTCCTTATCCATAAAGCATCACCCAATGAGTACCAACACTCATGGGCCAAACGCCGACTTTCCTTCTGTCACTCCTTTTGGGCCCTGCGCTTGTACTGGTACAAGATAGGAGAGTGCACTGCTTCGTACTATCAATACCATCCCCTTCGAAATTGACCTTATCCTCAAGGTCAAAGGTCGGAAAACGCTTTGCTATCATTGTTGTCCACTCCCACGTACACTCATGACTAGGAAGACCCAACCATTTGATCAACACCTCACGCTGTCCCGTACTACCATTAACCCTCGTTTCAACCACTTTCTCAGGCTGCACCATCAATTCCACATCACTACTCAACTGTGGGGGTAAAGGAGAACTGTCAGTAGTATCGCCCACTGCTTTCTTCAATTGCGAGATGTGGAAGGTGGGATGAATTTTCGCATTCTCCGGTAATTTGAGCTTGTAAGCCACCTTACCCACTCGTGCTTCCACCTCAAACGGCCCATAAAACCTTGCCGACAGCTTCTCATTTAAACGCCTGGCCAAGGAACGTTGACGATACGGCCTTAGCTTGACGTAGACCCAATCACCAACAGCAAACTCAATCTCTCTGCGATGCTTATCAGCACGCTCCTTCATGATCTGTTGAGCGCGATGAAGGTGCTCCTTTAACAGCTGTAAAGCTGCATCTCTGTCCAGGAGAAGTTCTTCAAGACCCGCATTTGAAGTTGAGCCATTTTCAAACTTCACCCAAGACGGGGGATCACGCCCATAAAGAGCCCGAAAAGGGGTCATCTGAAGTGAAGAGTGAAATGAAGAATTATAGCTGAACTCCGCCCATGCCGAATACTGAAACCATGTCTTAGGTTTATCCCCCGCAAAACAGCGTAAGTAGGTCTCCATGCTCCGGTTGGTAACCTCGGTCTGCCCATCAGACTGTGGGTGATACGCCGTGCTAAAACAGAGCTTGGTACCTGAGAGACGGAACAGCTCCTTCCAAAATGAGCTCGTGAAGACCTTGTCGCGATCAGAGACAATGGTACGGGGAAACCCATGCAACCGAACAATCTCTTAAGTGAACAGCATAGCCACATCTGTTGCAGAAAAAGGATGACTCATCCCGATGAAGTGACTGAACTTGGTCAACCGATCAACTACTACCATCACTGTGTTTTTCCCTTGAGAGCGGGGAAGGCCTTCGACGAAGTCCATTGAAAGGTCTTCCCAAACTTGTGCAGGGACCGGCAGCGGTTGTAGTAAACCTCCCGGAGCCAACGTCGAGTATTTCTGGCGCTGACAGACTGCACACGAAGCAACGAACCGGCGAATGTCAGTCATCATTCCCTCCCAAAAAAAAATCTCTCCAATCCGTTTCTGTGTTTTGACCACTCCTCCATGACCTCCAAGCTTCCCGTTGTGATACTCCGCCATTATCACTCCTACTAATGAGGAAGATTGTGGAACTACCAGCTTCCCTTTACGCAAAAGTCGACCTTGAACCAACACAAAGTCAGGGTGCTTAGCAGGATCCTCCTTCCACTCCGCAATGAGCCGCTGTAACCCCTGATCTTTGTCAACTTCACTAGCGATCTCCTCCAACTGTAGGGCCTGAACCACTGAGACTGCAAATAGCTCCTTTACTCCAACAATGCGAGATAAGGCATCAGCTGCCTTATTCTCTAATCCCGGCTTGTACACAATCTCAAAATCAAACCCCAACAACTTGGTGAGCCATTTCTGATACTCCAGGTTGACTTCCCTCTGCTCCATAAGAAACCGCAAACTCTTTTGATCTGTTCGCACCACAAATTTCCTGCCAATTAGGTAATGACGCCACTTTTGAATTGCAAATACGATCGCCATTAACTCCCGTTAGTAAACTGACTTCAGTTTCTGGCGGTCGGTGAGAGCTTGACTAAAGTAGGCAATAGGTCGGTGATTCTGCATCAAGACCGCTCCTAATCCCACCCCGGAAGCATCCGACTCCACCACAAAAGGCTCCTCGAAATTTGGCATTGCCAGCACCGGTACCGTCGTCATAGCGCGCTGAAGGGATTGAAAAGCCAGTGCGGCCTCAGTGTCCCACTGAAACTGATCCTTCCTGAGCTGAGTTGTGAGCGACCGGACAATGCTTCCATAATCCTTCACGAACTTCCTATAGTAACCGGTGAGGCCCAAAAATCCACGCAACTCCTTCACCGTTTTGGGAATCGGCCACTGGAGCATTGCTTTGATTTTCTCACCATCAACTGCTACGCCTTCCCCCGAGATTATGTGGCCCAATTACTCCACCTGAGAGCTTCCAAACTGACACTTCTTCATATTTGCATACAACTTCTGCTCCTCCAAAACTCGTAACACGATGGTCAAGTGTTCCTTGTGCTCCTCCTCGCTGCGACTGTATACGAGAATGTCGTCGAAAAACACCAACACAAAGCGACGGAGGTACGGACGGAAAACTTGATTCATAAGGGACTGAAAAGTACCCGGTGCATTGGAAAGACCGAAGGGCATCACAAGAAACTCATAGTGTCCATCATGTGTGCGAAATGCCGTTTTCGGAACATCCTCTTGCTTAACCAATATTTGGTGATAACCGGACCTCAGGTCCAACTTTGAGAAGATGGTGGCGCCGTGAAGCTCATCCAGTAACTGATCAATCATCGGAATGGGGTATTTTTCAGCCACCGTTACCCTGTTGAGCGCCCTATAGTCCACGCAAAACCGCCAGCTCCCGTCTTTCTTCTTCACCAAGAGTACCGGACTGGAAAACGGACTTCCACTCTCCTGTATTATCCCAGACACGAGCATTGAAGCGATCTGCCTCTCAATCTCAGCTTTCTGCACCTGCGGGTAGCGAAACGGCCTTACACTCACAGGTCGTGCCCCTGACTCCAAGGTGATCCCATGCTCTTTCCCTCGCGAAGGGGGAAGCTCCGTAGGTTCCTCAAAAACCTGAGAGAATTGTTGCAGCAACGGTCCCCAACCTCCTGTCGTTGTCACAACCAACGCGACTTCTTCCCTTTGAATACCTCCATATTCCACGATAATCCCTTCTTCCTCCTTTCCCAACGCCTTCCACAACGACTTCAGTGATACCTCAGCAGAGTGCAGACTCAAATCTCCCTGCAAGGTTACCCATTTATCCTCCCACCAGAATTTCATTTGCTGAACCTTCCAATTGACCAACATCTCGCCCAGAGTATCAAGCCACTGGATACCAAGAATGACGTCAGCGATTCCAAGCTCAAGCGGCAAGAAACTCGTCTTGATAGTATATGAAGGTAACTGAAGCTCCAACCCTTCGATCACACCCTTTCCATGCACTTTAACTCCTCCAGCAACCAGCACTCCATACGAACCAGTAGAACTCGTCGTAAGCCCCAGCTTTTTGATCAAGTTCTCGGACACAAAGTTATGTGTCGCCCCATTATCAATCACACTACCACAGATGTCTCCCCAATCGGATCCCCTGAGTTTCATCGTCCTAGGGGACGCAATGCCTACCACGGAGTTTATGGAGACCTCTGCCACCATCACTTCAACTCCCTCGGTGTCGGTAACCAGCTCGCATGATTCCTCCAACAGCTCCTCCTCGACGCCGTTTGGATGGAGAAGCAAAACGGTCAACTGAGCCTGCGCACAAGGATGATTCGGGTGAAATTTCTCATCGCACTTGAAACATAAGCCCTCCGCCTTCCATTTCGTTACCTCCGCTGGTGTCAGCCTCCGGAAAGGGGGTTTCAGCCTCCCGTGCGTCTGCTGACCCTTGTTTCCGTCGGTACGCTGGGCCGTAGGTCCGACGTGGGCCTTGCTCTTTTGCTGTTGGGCCTGAGACTGTCCTGTAGTCGCGGCCTTAGATGAGGATTGGTGACTCCCCGAGATGGGCTTGACCGTACGAGGCCCACCAACATCCTCATCGTTTTCCCATTCCTCGACCTTCTTCGCCATTTTCATCATCTGATCGAGATTACGCGGGTCAAACATCTTCATACCCGCGCGAATCTTCGACTTCAACCCATTAGAGTATGCGATCTCCAACACGGAATCAGCGATCTCCAGAACATCAAGTGAGATGAACTCACGGTTAAAAGCTTTCACCGTCCCCTCCTGCTGGAGAGTCAAGAGCTTCTCCGCCGCTGTTACATCAGTAATGGTAGAATATTGTTCCAGAACACGATGCTTGAGCTGACCCCAGTTGCGGAAAGTGTTTCTGCTTCGTTTCTAGCGGAACCAAAGCAACGCGTCGCCGGTGAAACACAAACGGACCGCCCTCAACTTTTCCTCCGCCGTGAAGTCACCCAGATCGAAAAACTCCTCCACCCGTAAGATCCAGCATTCCGCCTCCTCACCATCGAACGTTGGCAACTCCAAGCGACGGGTCTTCCAAGGTGTACGATCACCCTGAAAACCAGCTCCTTGACCAACCCAACCTCGACCGTTAGAACGTTCCTCACGACCCCAGAACGGTGATGGTGACCTCATCGGACCCCAACGATCGTCTCCTTCATGGACTCTGCTCCCGATCGTAGCGCCTGATCCACTCGGTTCATACATCTGGCCTTTCCCTTTCTCCATCGCACGTACCCGAAGTTTCTCGTCTTCAGGTTCCTTCTGCTCTTGCTCCCAACGGCCGAACATGGTCGCGAGCTGTTGATTCATCTCACCCATGGACAACTTAAGCTCGGAGACATCGTTCATACCCTGCTCCAGGGATGCGATCCGGCTCATCTGCTGCTCCAAAGTAAGATCTAGATCCGATTTTTTTGGTGGCATGGTTCCCAGATTCGACTGCTCTGATACCAATCTGATACACTTTGGATGTATCAAACGTGTAAATCAGAAGAAAATAGGAAGAACTGTTGTTGTATTAATCAATGAACAAAGTACAACGAGTTTTTCTTAGGAGTTTACTCACTCTCCTTCATGAACAAGATTGACAATACAACTGATACCCATTTCTATTCTCCCCTCTCTCTACTTATACTACTCTCCGTATTGTTGCTGACCTCCTCATGCTCTCTACATGACCAACAAGATAACGTGCTCTGTCGATGACTCAGCATAGTACCATTATTCTTTTATTCCTTATCCATAAAGCATCACCCAATGAGTACCAACACTCATGGGCCAAACGCCGACTTTCCTTCTGTCACTCCTTTTGGGCCCTGCGCTTGTACCGGTACAAGATAGGAGGGTGCACTGCTTCGTACGTATCAGAGGAGACGACCTCTCTCTGCGTTTCAGGCCTTTGCTATCTCTCTCACGAGTTTCGGCACTAAACTTGCCTGCGAGTGAAAAAAGATGTGTTAAATGTTTTGATGTAAAATCATGTGTAAGTGGTAAACACCAAGGTTTGTTGGAAGGGGGAGAAGCATATAAAGTTTGAAAACAAAAATTTTATTTTAATGACCTAACTAGATTTTGACCCGCGTTTTTTTTAAGCCAATAAAACATACTAAAATCATACAACGTATATAAAAGGTGTAAGTTGAATTTGTAACTCAAGTACAATACATACTAGATCATACATAAAATAAAATAAAATTATGAGTTCCAGTTAAAATAAAATCATAAAATCAAACTATAATCTGTTTTTGCTTATGCTATGTGAAAATAGAGTTCCAGTTAAAACATAATTAATTAGTATCTCAATAAATAAAAAAATAGTGTTTTAGCTAGCTATGGGTCCTTTCACATAACACAGGTGTTGTAAGTTATTGAGATACTAATTAATTTTGTTTAACTGCAACTCTATTCTCACAGAACATAAACTAAAACAAATTTTATTTTGATGGTTGAAAGCTTTTAAAGAGAAGACAGACTCTAGACTCAACTCAATCCCAAACTTAATATTCTATATTTTGAGGTGGAAAAAAGTAAGGGGCCATCATTCTTTCAGTAAGAGTTGTGATGAAAGAATCAGCAAGCTTGAAACATGCTTGCTCCATGACATCCAACATATAGACACGGTTAGGGCTCACGCCAGGAAAAGAGCTAGCACGGACACAGAATGGTTCAGCCTTTGAGATGAAAATGGTGAGATCTCCAATGTCTTGAGTGTACACTGCATTTCCCCTGGGGCTTACCCTGAACACCATTACAGCTTTTGTTTCCAATAGGGCTTTGTTCACAGTCTGTCTGAAACACCTGACCAAAAAGGTTTCACCTGTGGATTGTGATTCCACCAAGTGTTCGGTCGTGAGACATGTATCCATAACCTCACGTTCTGCTTCGGTCGGCTCTGGAAGGAAATGATATACCAACTCCTGAAACTTGGGTGTGTGCTTGATGTCTTTGCAGAGATCCCATGATGCAATGAGCTGGCCTCCAGATCCAGGTATGCGAAACATGTTATGTTTCTTGGAAAACATGACACGGGAGGAATAGAAGCTAGGGTTTGCGATCCTGATGTTGAACCACTTGGAATTGCCTTGTGCAGAGGGTCGGCAGAAGCTGAGTTGGGGTCCCATGAACTTAACAGCCACGACACAATCTTCTTCTCCGGGAGATAGTGAGGACAAGGACACGTTGGTGATGATTTGGGTTTGGCAATGAGGCAAAGTTACAAGAGGAGGCAGGGAGATGCGTTTTGGATTTGCATCAGATGCAGCCGGGTTTAGATCATCATGGAGACGCAAAATGCCAACGCCATGCAACAAAGAGGCTACCCAGCCATGAGAGGACCCGATTGTTACTGCTGCATCACTAACCTTATTGCCTTCTTTAAATTTCTCAGCCAGCCATGGGGTGATCGGATCATTAATATCGTTATACACCAACTCGACAGGCGCCTTTTTTTTCCGTTTAGGATAATCTTTACAAGTATATGCAAAACTGAGCTCTACATTATCCGGCGCAAATTTTGCGCCATCGATGTAACAAGGAGGGGTCTGCAGCGGGGAAGATGAGCCGCCAGCAGAGGCTCTTATCAACACCGGTTTCCGAATGAAGATCTTCGGAGAGTGGCTAAGAAGGAGAGACATGATCAATTTTCTTCAGTGAATTAAAACAAAGCAAAGAAAAAACCTTGAATAACTCGAGAGATGTTCACATTATCCCCACCTACATCCTTCTATAAATACAGAGCAATAAACTTGGCCACCAAGTTTTCCATTAAAAATAAAATTAAATAAAAACTTTCCATTTAGACATCATCTTAATTGGATGTCGCTTT
The DNA window shown above is from Brassica oleracea var. oleracea cultivar TO1000 chromosome C3, BOL, whole genome shotgun sequence and carries:
- the LOC106329488 gene encoding tubby-like F-box protein 7 isoform X1 codes for the protein MAAASRRGELRLLVEKVEGDRAGDARSKRVFKSVPDKEEQEDIKSSTFFLYLALTPAFTAKGKFLPAARRFRTGAYTEYIISLDADFSQGSNAHVGKLRSDFLGTNFTIYDRQPPHNGAKSSNGKASRRFASKQISPQVPAGNFEVGHVSYKFNLLKSRGPRRMISTLRCPSSSSPPPPPPPPPPPPPTLSTDQNPCDVVTKMVKKPKKDGSGLTILKNKALGWHEHLQCWCLNFHGRVTVASVNNFQLAGSVDQSQQGGIGDEEDDTLWMYQTCKSEENRKNCCCINQ
- the LOC106331777 gene encoding uncharacterized protein LOC106331777, which encodes MSLLLSHSPKIFIRKPVLIRASAGGSSSPLQTPPCYIDGAKFAPDNVELSFAYTCKDYPKRKKKAPVELVYNDINDPITPWLAEKFKEGNKVSDAAVTIGSSHGWVASLLHGVGILRLHDDLNPAASDANPKRISLPPLVTLPHCQTQIITNVSLSSLSPGEEDCVVAVKFMGPQLSFCRPSAQGNSKWFNIRIANPSFYSSRVMFSKKHNMFRIPGSGGQLIASWDLCKDIKHTPKFQELVYHFLPEPTEAEREVMDTCLTTEHLVESQSTGETFLVRCFRQTVNKALLETKAVMVFRVSPRGNAVYTQDIGDLTIFISKAEPFCVRASSFPGVSPNRVYMLDVMEQACFKLADSFITTLTERMMAPYFFPPQNIEY
- the LOC106329488 gene encoding tubby-like F-box protein 7 isoform X2; the protein is MAAASRRARSKRVFKSVPDKEEQEDIKSSTFFLYLALTPAFTAKGKFLPAARRFRTGAYTEYIISLDADFSQGSNAHVGKLRSDFLGTNFTIYDRQPPHNGAKSSNGKASRRFASKQISPQVPAGNFEVGHVSYKFNLLKSRGPRRMISTLRCPSSSSPPPPPPPPPPPPPTLSTDQNPCDVVTKMVKKPKKDGSGLTILKNKALGWHEHLQCWCLNFHGRVTVASVNNFQLAGSVDQSQQGGIGDEEDDTLWMYQTCKSEENRKNCCCINQ